GGAAGAGAATGTTGTGAATGTACTTTTCCCGGATGCCTATTATGTTGATGCAGATACGACCTCTGCGGTATTTCGAATTGTTATTGAACGTCCTGCAGTTCGGGGAACAGAATGTCTTGTCGAATTGACATTTGATTACGAGAATTCCGATTTCGAAGAGGGATTGGAGGAGCGTCAAGTAATCGAATTAGTGATACAAGATGTTGTGAGTAAAGAATCTTGGGGGGTAGATGACCGAACTTGGGAAATGTATAAAGACTATTTCGGGACATATAGTGAAGCAAAGGCCAGATACGTGATCACGCAATACGGGGAACAATATGGTGGGACTTCTTTCAGTGGATGGTTTCGCAATGGTTATATGTTAGCAATGTATTATAATATGTTGTTTACGGATTTGGAAACCTATAAACAAGCTTGTGAAGAAGATCCCTCTAAACCTACGTTTATAGATGAGAATACGGGAGAGTGGATAGAGTTCCCTAGCCAAGCTAAGTAATATTTTAAACAAGAAAAGTATGAAACAGATTATATACATATTGGCAGTTTTACTTTTAACGGCCTGCTATGATGATAAGGGTAATTATGATTATAAACAGATTAATATTTTGGATGTCGGGTTGGATGAGATGTATTCCGTGCGGGTTGCAGGAGACACGGTGATCACGATTCAGCCTAGATTATCACAATCTTTGCAGGAAAATAAGGATAATCTAGAATTCATGTGGTTACATTCAACGACCAATTCTAATTTTTACACGATAAAGGATTGTGATACGGTTTGTATGACAGAGGAACTGAAGTTTCATGTTGATCCGGAAGATAAGGCCTTAAAGTATGAACATTATTTTCGTTTGAACGTGTATGATAAGTTAACAGGGATAGAGTATCCGGTAAATACAATGATGAAATTGGTCAAACCGTTTGATGGGGCTTGGGTTTTGTTGCATAGTAAAGATGGACAAACGGAATTGGGATCCGTGGAATATATCGGGGAGAATATTGTTGATACCAAAGATGCCTATTATCAAGCAACCGGCAAGCATTTACAAGGGAAACCACTGTGTTTGGGAAGAGTTTCTTTACAGAGTAGTTATTATGGTTCCTCGAAGGTTCAGATGTTTTCCGTGATAACGGATATTCCTGATGAGGCCGGTGTATATTGTCAATGGAGGCAATTTGAAAAAATGGATAGTCTGTCAAGAATGGTATATTCTGCAGATGCGGTTGATTTTGCTCCGGATAAAGTGGAATTGATAGATGGAGAGGGATCTCGGGGAGGATTGATGTTGGCAAATGGAAAGTATTACCAGACTCCTGCCGCAATGAAAATGTATGAACCAGCACGGAATAAAGATAATTTTGGTGGAGATTATTATATATCGCTTGCCGCAAAGGTTGCGGATGTTTCCTTGGTGTACGACCGGAAAGGACATCGCTTTGGTTGTTTGTGGCATATGAATAATAGTGGTGGTCCTGATCCGATTCTTTTTGATCCGGTAAAAGAGAACAAGGTGGAATTAGGAGCGATACCCCAAAGTACAGATAATTCTACTGCGGCAGATCCTAACAAACTGAACCCGAAACATAAGGTGTTGTATGTTGGATCCGGTTACAATTATAACCAGAGTAATGCCTCCTATTCTTATGCTTATGCGGTAGCAACTAGAGAGCAGGATAGTTGTATCGTATACGAGTTTAATGCAATGGGAATGTCATACGGGAAGAATCCAAGTTTGAGTAATTATTATCGGTTGCCCATACCACAAGGATTGGATGAAAATAGTTGCTTTGCTTCTTCAGCTGCTTATAGCGGTATTATTTTTTATTCAGCGGGGAATACTGTATATCGATTGGATTTTGTACAGCAAGGAGGGAAAGCAACTCCTATTTACACGCATGAAGGAGGCAAGGTTACACGGATGAAATTTGCTCGTACTCGTAATGAGCAAACAGGATATGAGAATTACGAGTTTGATTTGGCTCGAAGTTTGGGGGTTGTTTTTGAAATGGAAGATGGATCGTGTGATTTTGTGGTACTGAATCTGGCATCGACAGGTTCTGTTGGGACGGATAGTGAACACTATCCTGCAAAACAAGTGTATCACGAATTTGGAAAAATTACTGATGTTGTATTTTTATAATAGACAAAAGAAATGAAGTGGAGTTTTATTATAATTGTTTTACAGCTGTTAGTTGGTTGTCAATCGAATGATGGTTATGTGATTAAAGGGGAATTAGCGGGGGCGCCTGAGAACGAATGGATTTATTTGATGGACGTTGATCAACATCAATATTATGATAGTGTTCAATTACATGATGGGCGGTTTGAATTTCGGGGAAAAGTGAATTTACCGGAGTTAAGGAAAATCATCTTTTATAAGGATCCGACACGGCGCGTGTATGGTTGGGCTAATATTTTATGTATTCCCGTGTATGTTGAGAATTCAGAAATATTGGTATCCATCCCTTTTGCAGAAATGCCTTCAAAATTGGCAAAAAAAGTACCGGTCTCTTTATGTATCGAGGGTTCTGGTGTGCATGATTTATATCAGGGGTACATTCAACAGATCGAGCCATTGAATTTGAAGTTTGATGGAGTATTCGATCAATACCGACAAGTATATTATCGAGGTAAGGGATCTGAACAAGATGTTATCAAGTGTGTGAAGGAAATGGATATGTTGCGTGATAGTATTTATCATTGTGGCGTTGATTTTATTCGTAAGCATGGTGATTCTCCTGTGGCAACTTACGTCGTGAATAAATTGGCGGTGGAACGATATGGACGGGAAGAGGCTCAACGGGTTTTGGAACTTTTCCCCTCACAGGTTCGGACAGGCGAGATGGGCGAACAATTAGAAAAAAAATTAATAGGCAAGCCGTTGTATGTGCATGATATGATGCCAGACTTTTTAGTGATGGATATTAACTCGAATGAGAAAAAACTATCAGAATGTGTTCATAAGGGGCGCTATACTCTAGTGGAGCTTTGGGCTTCTTGGTGTGGTCCCTGTCGGCATGACATTCCTCATTTAAAGGAGACTTATAAACGTTTCCATGAAAAGGGATTTGATATTGTGAGTGTATCTATTGACGATGAAATGGATAAATGGAAAAGTGCTGTATCTAGGGAAGGGATGGAATGGACTCAAGTTTGTGGGGCAAAAGGGGTAAAATATGGGAAGGAATGTATGCAAGCGTTTGGTGTAAATGCTGTTCCCAGTGGATTTCTAATTGATCCTCAAGGAAAGGTGATTGATGTTGCTGCCAGGGGAGGATGGTTAAATATGAAATTGATAGAATTATTTGGGGAATAATTTCTTTTTAAATATTTGAAATGACATTGTCTCAATTTATTGGGACAATGTTTTTTATGCCATATCTTTGGTTTTTAGTGTGATAAATGTATTTTTGATTGGGAATAATGAATTCTTGTGAGAAAATAATCTCTGCATATTCTGTTTTTTCTTAGATTTGTGAAATCTATGGAAATGAATATGCATCCTTTTGATAACCATGACGTATTGTTGGAAGCCCTGCGAAAAGGGGAAGAGAAGGCCTTCGAGTATCTTTTTGACAGATATTACGAAGGGTTATTGAATTATGCGGGGCGTATTGTTCGGGAGACGGAGCTGGCTCATGATTTGGTGCAGGAGACGTTTTGTAAGTTGTACGAGGATCATGCAAGTTTGAATATTCATTTGTCTATAAAATCTTATCTTTATAAATCAGTCTATAATAGTTGTTTGAACGAGATCAAGCATCAAAAGGTGGTTAGTAATTATGCAGATCGGGAGTTGTTGGATTTTTATTTTTCTGAGATCGTACAGACACCGGAAGCGGAGTTAGCGTTGTTGGGAGAGGATATAAATAATGCTCTTCGGGAGGCGATTGATAAGTTACCGGAACGTTGCCGGGAAGTTTTCATGTTGAGTAAGATGGAAGAGTTGTCGAATAAAGAGATTGCTGAACGCTTGGGAATATCCGTGAAAACAGTTGAGGTTCAGATGACTAAAGCGTTGTCTCGTTTACGGAAAGAGTTGGAATGGTTGTTAAGCTTGATTTTCTTTGTAAATTTTTGAGTATAGCGTAGGGGTTTTTTCTTTTCAAGTTGTCATAGGAGTAT
The window above is part of the Butyricimonas paravirosa genome. Proteins encoded here:
- a CDS encoding DUF4843 domain-containing protein — encoded protein: MKKILYLVIVVILLVRCDKYEMVQYDQGARINFVGDMNWANPGTFKEPYWSDDVELKYSFNFGINKQGEYLRYDTVQVGVKIMGDIANVPRKVALTTKSSEENVVNVLFPDAYYVDADTTSAVFRIVIERPAVRGTECLVELTFDYENSDFEEGLEERQVIELVIQDVVSKESWGVDDRTWEMYKDYFGTYSEAKARYVITQYGEQYGGTSFSGWFRNGYMLAMYYNMLFTDLETYKQACEEDPSKPTFIDENTGEWIEFPSQAK
- a CDS encoding PKD-like family lipoprotein, with the protein product MKQIIYILAVLLLTACYDDKGNYDYKQINILDVGLDEMYSVRVAGDTVITIQPRLSQSLQENKDNLEFMWLHSTTNSNFYTIKDCDTVCMTEELKFHVDPEDKALKYEHYFRLNVYDKLTGIEYPVNTMMKLVKPFDGAWVLLHSKDGQTELGSVEYIGENIVDTKDAYYQATGKHLQGKPLCLGRVSLQSSYYGSSKVQMFSVITDIPDEAGVYCQWRQFEKMDSLSRMVYSADAVDFAPDKVELIDGEGSRGGLMLANGKYYQTPAAMKMYEPARNKDNFGGDYYISLAAKVADVSLVYDRKGHRFGCLWHMNNSGGPDPILFDPVKENKVELGAIPQSTDNSTAADPNKLNPKHKVLYVGSGYNYNQSNASYSYAYAVATREQDSCIVYEFNAMGMSYGKNPSLSNYYRLPIPQGLDENSCFASSAAYSGIIFYSAGNTVYRLDFVQQGGKATPIYTHEGGKVTRMKFARTRNEQTGYENYEFDLARSLGVVFEMEDGSCDFVVLNLASTGSVGTDSEHYPAKQVYHEFGKITDVVFL
- a CDS encoding TlpA disulfide reductase family protein produces the protein MKWSFIIIVLQLLVGCQSNDGYVIKGELAGAPENEWIYLMDVDQHQYYDSVQLHDGRFEFRGKVNLPELRKIIFYKDPTRRVYGWANILCIPVYVENSEILVSIPFAEMPSKLAKKVPVSLCIEGSGVHDLYQGYIQQIEPLNLKFDGVFDQYRQVYYRGKGSEQDVIKCVKEMDMLRDSIYHCGVDFIRKHGDSPVATYVVNKLAVERYGREEAQRVLELFPSQVRTGEMGEQLEKKLIGKPLYVHDMMPDFLVMDINSNEKKLSECVHKGRYTLVELWASWCGPCRHDIPHLKETYKRFHEKGFDIVSVSIDDEMDKWKSAVSREGMEWTQVCGAKGVKYGKECMQAFGVNAVPSGFLIDPQGKVIDVAARGGWLNMKLIELFGE
- a CDS encoding RNA polymerase sigma-70 factor, with amino-acid sequence MEMNMHPFDNHDVLLEALRKGEEKAFEYLFDRYYEGLLNYAGRIVRETELAHDLVQETFCKLYEDHASLNIHLSIKSYLYKSVYNSCLNEIKHQKVVSNYADRELLDFYFSEIVQTPEAELALLGEDINNALREAIDKLPERCREVFMLSKMEELSNKEIAERLGISVKTVEVQMTKALSRLRKELEWLLSLIFFVNF